The sequence below is a genomic window from Bacteroidales bacterium MB20-C3-3.
ATCCAGAAGATATGGATGTTGTTATTCCGGAGTTTAATTTTGCAATGAAGTGGAACTTAAGGAATGATGGAAGCAACTGGATAATTGCACCTAATTCTGTAAATGAAGCCGGTTGTATACATACTTGTCAGGGTCTGGAGCTGGATTATGTGGGAGTAATTGTGGGAGGTGATATGAGATTTGAAAACGATGAGGTTGTGACTGATTTCAACGGGCGTTCTGCGATGGATCAATCTCTGAAGGGAATAAAAACTAAGTTCAAAGAGAATCCGGAAGAGGCTCTTCAGATTGCTGACAGAATAATCAAGAACACATACAGAACATTAATGACTCGCGGGATGAAGGGCTGCTATGTTTATTTCTGTGATAAGAATCTTGCAGATCATTTTAGAATGCAAATGGAAGTTCTTGATAATGTGATAGTCCATGAATTCCAAGATGCTATCCCTGTTGTTGAACGACTTAGGATTGAGCCAGATGTGATGGAGAGTGCAAAGTTTGTTGACTTTCTACCTTTTTATACAATAAAAGCAGCATGTGGTAAATTTGCAGATGGTGAAGATATCGATAAATCTGGTTGGGTAAGGGCAGAGGGAGTCGGCAAATTAAACGCAAATATGTTTGTTGTTAAAGCTTCCGGAAAATCAATGGAACCCCGGATTCCTGACGGGTCACTTTGTGTATTTAACAGGAATGTAGCAGGATCCAGAAATAATAAAATAGTTCTTGTTCAGCATCACTCCTTTTACGATCCGGATCATAGCGGCAATTTTACAATCAAGATTTACACAAGTGAGAAGAGCTATGATTCCAAAACCGGAGAGTGGCGTCATGAAAGGATTATTCTTAAGCCGGTAAATAAAGATTTTGAACCAATCATCTTATCAGAAGATGATAACTATAATGTAGTGGGTGAACTTGTTGCTGTTTTGTGAACAATACCTCCCCACCCTCACACCTCAGAGGAAAAGTGTCAAACATCAGTATATCTGTACGTTAGTAAATTATTAAATATTCACTAATCATAACATTATCAAGCGTTTGACACTTTTCCTCTGAGGCAAGAGCGCACGCGCAACCCCACGCTAAATTTTGTTTTTCTAGATTTTATTTTTTACCTTTGCATCGTAAACGATATAATCTAGCACGATAAAATGACAAATAAAAGTTTTTATGATTTCGAAGTGGTTACGCTTCAGGAGAAAAGGGTCTCAATGGCAGACTATAAGGGTAAAACGGTGATTGTGGTTAATACTGCAAGCAAGTGTGGGCTTACACCGCAGTTTGAGGGGCTGGAGAGCCTCTATCAGAAGTATAAGGATAGGGGACTGGTGATTCTCGGCTTTCCTTGTAACCAGTTTGCAAACCAGGAGCCGGGCAGTGCAAGTGATATTCAGGAGTTCTGCCAGATTAATTATGGGGTTACCTTCCCTATGTTTGCAAAGGTGGATGTGAACGGCCCCACTGCCGATCCGCTGTTTGTCTATCTGAAATCTAAGCTGGGCAGCATATTTGGAAGCAAAATAAAATGGAATTTTAATAAGTTTGTGGTTGACAAAAACGGCAAGCCGGTTAAGAGGTTCTCTCCATTTACAAAACCTGAGAAGATGGAGTCATTTCTGGAGAAAATTCTCGAAAAACTCTGAAATATAAAGAATTATGAAAGATAAAAGTGAGATGTTATATCTGGAGAATCAGCTATGTTTTCCTTTATATGCAGCCTCAAGATTGACCACTCAAATCTACACTCCGCTCCTTGATGAGCTGGGTCTTACCTATCCGCAATATCTTGTACTGCTGGTTCTCTGGCAGCACGGAGAGATGCCGGTAACTGAGATTTGCAATAAACTTCTGCTTGAATCAAACACTGTTACACCGCTGCTCAAACGCCTCGAGCAAAAGGGTATCGTAAACAGACGCCGCTCTGAATCGGACGAACGGAGCGTTATAGTCTCCCTCACCCGGGAGGGTACTGACTTGAAAGCGAGAGCCATATCCATCCCCGAGAAGATAGTCGCCTCCTTCAGCGGCAGCAACATCACAGAGGCCGAGGTCATCGCCTTCCGCAGTACTTTGCTGAAGCTGCTACCTCAGAGGAAAAGTGTCAAACAGCA
It includes:
- a CDS encoding glutathione peroxidase yields the protein MTNKSFYDFEVVTLQEKRVSMADYKGKTVIVVNTASKCGLTPQFEGLESLYQKYKDRGLVILGFPCNQFANQEPGSASDIQEFCQINYGVTFPMFAKVDVNGPTADPLFVYLKSKLGSIFGSKIKWNFNKFVVDKNGKPVKRFSPFTKPEKMESFLEKILEKL
- a CDS encoding MarR family transcriptional regulator, translating into MKDKSEMLYLENQLCFPLYAASRLTTQIYTPLLDELGLTYPQYLVLLVLWQHGEMPVTEICNKLLLESNTVTPLLKRLEQKGIVNRRRSESDERSVIVSLTREGTDLKARAISIPEKIVASFSGSNITEAEVIAFRSTLLKLLPQRKSVKQHNIK